A genomic segment from Ignavibacteriales bacterium encodes:
- a CDS encoding TetR/AcrR family transcriptional regulator: MSIKERKARQKTEMRDLILEAALKLFSDEGYDNVSMRKIADEIEYSVGTIYLYFKDRDEIFFELHKMGFEQFYKRQLAIQDIKDPLQRLTEHGLAYIQFAIEEPLYYDLMFISRIPAKTISEQHEWKSGDRTYEILKLNISQAKAAGYFKDTDIEVAAFSLWSFVHGISSLFVRDRMMLVPFESVKPLVTGALEFIERAY; encoded by the coding sequence ATGAGCATTAAAGAAAGAAAAGCAAGACAGAAAACTGAGATGCGGGATTTAATTCTTGAGGCAGCTCTTAAATTATTTTCTGATGAAGGTTATGATAATGTATCTATGAGAAAAATTGCCGATGAAATTGAATATAGTGTCGGAACAATATACTTGTACTTTAAGGACAGAGACGAGATATTTTTTGAACTTCATAAAATGGGTTTTGAACAATTTTATAAAAGGCAGTTAGCGATTCAGGATATTAAAGATCCTTTGCAACGCCTAACTGAGCACGGACTTGCATACATACAATTTGCTATTGAAGAGCCATTGTACTATGATTTAATGTTTATCTCACGAATTCCAGCGAAGACTATTAGTGAGCAGCATGAGTGGAAATCAGGAGATAGGACTTACGAAATTTTGAAATTAAATATTAGCCAGGCAAAGGCTGCCGGGTACTTTAAAGACACTGATATTGAAGTTGCGGCTTTTTCTCTATGGTCATTTGTTCATGGAATTTCTTCGTTATTTGTAAGAGACAGAATGATGTTGGTTCCTTTCGAGTCAGTAAAGCCATTGGTTACCGGGGCATTAGAATTTATAGAGCGGGCATATTAA
- a CDS encoding carboxypeptidase-like regulatory domain-containing protein translates to MKIKYSKMLILVTLVSFSTFANEANKGMITGQVIDRDTKQEIPGAVIEVMNAGLLTATNVHGDFTIEGLDPKTYNLKISAPYYVTTYKTDVLVTGKQSTKIVIELKLASYETEEVVVSGERFFDKPNDLVTSTNSLSAEEIRRAPGAVEDLNRMVQSLPGVTTATDSRNDLIVRGGSPIENFILVEGVEVSKY, encoded by the coding sequence ATGAAAATAAAATATTCAAAGATGCTGATTTTAGTGACACTAGTTTCATTTTCAACATTTGCAAATGAAGCTAATAAAGGAATGATTACGGGACAGGTGATAGATAGAGATACAAAACAAGAAATACCCGGAGCAGTTATAGAAGTTATGAATGCTGGCTTACTTACAGCTACCAATGTACACGGAGATTTTACTATTGAAGGACTTGATCCTAAAACTTATAACCTTAAAATCTCTGCACCTTATTATGTGACCACATATAAAACCGATGTGCTTGTAACTGGAAAGCAAAGCACAAAAATTGTTATTGAGCTAAAGCTTGCTTCTTATGAAACTGAAGAAGTGGTTGTATCGGGAGAAAGATTTTTTGATAAACCAAATGATTTAGTAACTAGCACGAACTCCCTTTCTGCAGAGGAAATAAGAAGGGCACCAGGCGCTGTAGAAGATCTCAACAGAATGGTTCAGAGTTTACCAGGTGTAACAACTGCGACGGATAGCAGGAACGATTTAATTGTTCGTGGTGGAAGCCCTATTGAAAATTTTATTTTAGTAGAGGGGGTAGAGGTGTCCAAATATTAA
- a CDS encoding TonB-dependent receptor codes for MINVDFLNDVIFSAGGFPAKYGDRLSSIMDVEYRNGDRNNFNGKVDIGIAGGGIILEGPIQEGKSSYLFSARKSYLDLILSSTGLTAVPNYTNFNLKTTYELSEKHKLSIIGLGGIDKINFKGYESEDDPFINSTNFSGWQAALGVVHKWLVGNQTYLQTSISTNQYQREVAEDSVGRPVFNNESLDKEYILRADLSQRFSPTDLLEVGFTSKYLSNDNTIFRAQAIDIYGNVLPELNYSAVADAYKFGPYVQYSKNLFGRLDLTAGLRYDYFNYLNDKSTISPRASAGFYILDNLKLNAAYGIYHQAPPLLWLVSYNQNKDLKQIKAEQFVTGIEYYPASDVKITVEYFEKQYSDYPNSVLNPQVTYANAGAEYFTLGLEPLVPASDGYARGIEFFIQKKLTNGLYGMFNYSFSKIRFTSLDGIERPSSFDYQNVLTAILGYKITNNFEVSAKYRFMGGRPYTPLDEAASAQYNQTIYDYSRYNGVRYKDYQRLDIRVDYRFELFGWALTTYLDFQNMLNIENVEQIIWNQKDQKVDYIYQWKFLPAGGIKIEF; via the coding sequence ATGATAAACGTAGATTTTCTAAACGATGTAATTTTTAGTGCAGGTGGTTTTCCAGCAAAGTATGGCGATAGACTTTCTTCAATAATGGATGTTGAGTATCGTAATGGTGATAGAAATAATTTTAATGGAAAAGTTGATATTGGAATTGCTGGCGGAGGAATTATTTTAGAAGGCCCAATTCAAGAAGGTAAAAGCTCATACCTTTTTTCCGCAAGAAAAAGTTATCTTGATTTAATTCTGTCCTCAACGGGGCTAACAGCCGTGCCTAATTATACTAATTTTAATTTGAAAACAACCTATGAATTATCTGAAAAACATAAGCTTTCAATTATTGGGTTGGGAGGAATAGATAAAATTAATTTTAAAGGATATGAAAGTGAAGATGACCCTTTTATAAATAGCACCAATTTCTCGGGCTGGCAAGCGGCTCTTGGGGTTGTACACAAGTGGTTAGTTGGAAACCAGACTTACCTTCAGACATCAATTTCAACAAACCAATATCAACGTGAGGTGGCAGAAGATTCTGTCGGAAGACCTGTGTTTAATAACGAATCTTTGGATAAGGAATATATTCTTCGTGCAGATCTTTCACAAAGATTTTCTCCAACAGATTTATTAGAAGTTGGATTTACTTCAAAATATTTAAGTAATGACAATACTATTTTCCGGGCCCAAGCTATTGATATCTACGGCAATGTGTTACCAGAACTGAATTATTCTGCTGTTGCGGATGCATATAAGTTTGGACCCTATGTTCAGTATTCTAAAAATCTTTTTGGAAGATTGGATCTAACAGCAGGATTAAGATATGATTATTTTAATTATCTTAATGATAAAAGTACAATATCACCAAGAGCATCTGCCGGGTTCTATATTCTTGATAACTTAAAACTAAATGCCGCTTACGGAATCTATCATCAAGCTCCACCATTATTATGGTTAGTCTCTTACAATCAAAACAAAGATTTAAAACAAATTAAAGCAGAACAGTTTGTTACAGGAATAGAATATTATCCAGCAAGTGATGTAAAAATAACAGTTGAATATTTTGAAAAACAATACTCAGACTATCCGAACAGCGTGCTGAATCCGCAGGTTACTTATGCAAATGCAGGTGCCGAGTATTTTACTCTCGGACTTGAACCACTTGTTCCTGCAAGTGATGGGTACGCCAGGGGCATTGAGTTTTTTATTCAGAAAAAATTAACGAATGGATTATATGGGATGTTTAACTATTCGTTTTCAAAAATCAGATTCACATCACTTGATGGAATAGAAAGACCAAGCAGCTTTGATTATCAGAACGTGCTTACTGCAATTCTAGGATATAAAATTACCAATAACTTTGAAGTATCAGCAAAGTACAGATTTATGGGCGGACGACCATATACTCCGCTTGATGAAGCAGCATCAGCACAGTACAATCAAACTATTTATGATTATTCGAGGTATAACGGAGTTAGATACAAAGATTATCAAAGACTTGACATTCGAGTAGATTACAGGTTCGAATTGTTCGGTTGGGCACTTACAACTTATCTTGATTTCCAGAACATGCTAAATATTGAAAACGTTGAGCAAATTATCTGGAATCAGAAAGATCAAAAAGTAGATTATATTTATCAATGGAAGTTCTTACCGGCTGGCGGAATAAAGATTGAATTTTAG
- a CDS encoding alpha/beta hydrolase has protein sequence MKKTMVYILGFFGLVIISLIIILIILSPGNPKQFLDKNRIKLNNSISEKIFLDINGSKQGMFIKGKNLDNPIILYLHGGMPDYFLTEKYPTHLEDNFTMVWWEQRNCGISYNSGSTKNTTTLEQLADDTIVLTKYILERFNRKKIYLMAHSGGTFLGVYIIDKAPELYDAYIGIAQMSDQLLSEKIAYKYILDHYKETKNKKMADYFQSISFNDQNKIPEEYSKMRDVAMHELGIGTMRNMRNIVTGLFLPSLYFSEYTLSEKFYLWYGKSKSGISQNWEEMTQTNLMDIKNNFKIPVYFFQGFYDYTCSYELAKKYFDKINAPIKGFYTFNQSAHSPLFEEPEKMNRILINDIKNLKVEFADK, from the coding sequence ATGAAGAAAACCATGGTGTACATATTAGGATTCTTTGGATTAGTGATTATCAGCCTAATTATTATATTAATCATTCTGAGTCCTGGAAATCCAAAACAATTTTTAGATAAAAACAGAATCAAGCTTAATAATAGCATTTCAGAGAAAATATTCCTTGATATAAATGGATCTAAACAAGGAATGTTTATAAAAGGTAAAAATCTTGATAACCCCATTATTTTATATTTACATGGTGGAATGCCTGATTACTTTTTAACAGAAAAATATCCCACTCACCTTGAGGATAATTTTACAATGGTTTGGTGGGAACAACGAAATTGCGGAATATCATACAATTCTGGTTCAACAAAAAACACAACTACATTGGAACAATTGGCTGATGATACCATCGTATTAACAAAATACATATTAGAACGATTTAATAGGAAAAAAATATATCTAATGGCTCATTCAGGCGGGACTTTTCTTGGTGTCTATATTATTGATAAGGCACCGGAGTTGTATGACGCATATATAGGAATTGCTCAAATGTCAGATCAGCTTTTGTCAGAAAAGATTGCTTATAAATATATTCTAGATCATTATAAAGAAACGAAGAACAAGAAAATGGCGGATTATTTTCAGAGTATCAGTTTTAATGATCAAAATAAAATCCCTGAGGAATATTCGAAGATGAGAGATGTTGCAATGCATGAGCTAGGAATTGGAACAATGAGAAATATGAGGAATATAGTAACCGGTCTATTTCTGCCATCGTTGTATTTTAGTGAATATACATTGTCTGAGAAATTTTATTTATGGTATGGTAAATCAAAATCTGGTATCAGTCAAAACTGGGAGGAAATGACACAAACTAACCTTATGGATATTAAAAATAATTTTAAGATACCAGTTTATTTTTTTCAGGGATTTTATGACTACACATGTTCATACGAATTGGCAAAAAAATATTTCGATAAAATAAATGCACCTATAAAAGGTTTTTATACTTTTAATCAATCTGCACACAGTCCATTATTTGAAGAACCTGAGAAAATGAATAGAATCTTAATCAATGATATTAAGAATTTAAAAGTGGAGTTTGCTGATAAATAA
- a CDS encoding response regulator transcription factor, which translates to MKTIIIEDEKLAAERLEELIHEIDSSIEISAKLASVEQSIKYLKQNKPDLIFLDIQLEDGLSFSIFDKVEIDVPIIFTTAYDQYAIKAFKLNSIDYLLKPIKKDELREALSKYKNIKTTYLMDFEENIKSIQSKEINYKKRFLIQYGQKIKKVETEEIAYIYAMEKNVFLTTLSCSTYPIDYTLDKLQEVIDPEKFFRINRKMIVSFDAIKNMIPYSRSRIKIELNPPEPKDIEALVSVERSSSFKEWMDK; encoded by the coding sequence ATGAAAACAATAATAATCGAAGACGAAAAACTTGCTGCAGAAAGATTAGAAGAATTAATCCACGAGATTGATTCTTCAATTGAAATTTCTGCTAAGCTTGCATCAGTCGAGCAGTCCATAAAATATTTAAAGCAAAATAAACCCGACTTAATATTTCTTGATATTCAACTTGAAGACGGATTAAGTTTTTCAATATTTGATAAAGTTGAAATAGATGTTCCTATAATTTTTACAACGGCTTACGATCAGTACGCAATTAAAGCATTCAAGCTTAACAGTATTGATTATCTTTTAAAACCCATTAAAAAAGATGAGCTTCGTGAAGCATTGAGTAAGTATAAAAACATTAAGACAACTTACTTGATGGACTTTGAAGAAAATATAAAAAGCATTCAGAGCAAAGAAATCAATTACAAGAAAAGATTTTTAATTCAGTACGGACAGAAGATTAAAAAGGTTGAAACAGAAGAAATTGCATATATCTATGCGATGGAAAAGAATGTATTTCTTACAACATTATCGTGTAGCACTTACCCTATTGATTATACTCTTGATAAACTGCAGGAAGTTATTGATCCTGAAAAATTTTTTCGTATCAACAGAAAGATGATTGTATCATTTGATGCAATAAAAAATATGATCCCGTATTCCCGCTCAAGAATTAAAATAGAATTAAATCCACCTGAACCGAAAGATATTGAAGCGCTTGTAAGTGTTGAAAGATCTTCATCATTTAAAGAGTGGATGGATAAATAA
- a CDS encoding histidine kinase, whose product MKLTKNIILAILTLAGFIQLIIISYNYLTGYIDIPGIGNFFARLIIGTSFSFVFALLLVFLDIQIINKLDKTFRLPERLHARIPSELILAIILGFLVGATVSVIAGSVMPYQDGLMKNVITNSLITSVINIIMISVIEAISWFKRSQASLLVAEVLLRENSQIKFETLKNQLNPHFLFNSLNVLSSLIKKDSDKAQNFVDEFSSVYRYTLDVIEKPVVELREELAFAKSYLFLQKIRFDNAVDMQVNVNASKLNYLVPPLAVQTLLENAFKHNKTSAEQKLTIRINNEDDFLVIANNLQPKIKGSDSNGVGLSNLKKRYELLGEELPQFSVTEKEYVAKIPLIKPEQL is encoded by the coding sequence ATGAAATTAACCAAAAATATTATTCTAGCTATCCTTACGCTTGCCGGTTTTATACAGCTGATCATAATTAGCTACAATTATTTAACAGGTTACATAGATATTCCCGGCATCGGAAACTTTTTTGCAAGACTAATTATTGGAACCTCATTCAGTTTTGTTTTTGCTTTGCTTCTGGTTTTCCTAGACATCCAGATAATCAACAAACTTGATAAAACATTTCGATTGCCGGAAAGATTACATGCAAGGATTCCTTCCGAATTAATTCTTGCTATAATTTTGGGTTTTCTTGTTGGAGCAACTGTTTCTGTAATTGCCGGATCAGTTATGCCTTATCAGGATGGACTGATGAAAAATGTAATCACAAATTCACTTATAACTTCGGTAATTAATATTATAATGATTAGTGTTATTGAAGCAATCTCCTGGTTTAAAAGAAGCCAGGCTTCGCTGCTTGTTGCGGAAGTTTTATTAAGAGAAAACTCACAAATAAAATTTGAAACGTTAAAGAATCAGCTCAATCCACACTTTCTTTTTAACAGTTTAAACGTTCTTTCATCTTTGATTAAAAAAGATTCTGATAAAGCCCAAAACTTTGTGGATGAGTTTTCGTCTGTTTATAGATATACTTTAGATGTAATTGAAAAACCAGTTGTTGAGTTAAGAGAAGAACTGGCTTTTGCAAAATCGTATCTGTTTTTACAGAAGATACGGTTTGATAATGCTGTTGATATGCAAGTAAATGTCAATGCGTCGAAGTTGAATTATCTGGTTCCACCTCTTGCTGTGCAAACACTTCTCGAGAATGCTTTTAAGCATAATAAAACTTCTGCTGAACAAAAACTGACAATTAGAATTAATAATGAAGATGATTTTTTAGTAATTGCAAATAATCTTCAACCAAAGATTAAAGGATCTGATTCAAATGGCGTTGGTTTAAGTAACCTGAAAAAGAGATATGAATTGCTAGGAGAAGAGCTCCCACAGTTTTCTGTAACTGAGAAAGAATATGTTGCAAAAATTCCATTGATTAAACCAGAGCAATTATGA
- a CDS encoding outer membrane beta-barrel protein: protein MKRSILTVVALLTFFALYQIESQAQDRWSLEFRPAVDFAAKDISDADLGTGFGFEGTVAYRFMPHLAAYAGWSWNYFGVDQSFAGPDASFEETGYTFGFQFIHPIGDLDINYLIRLGGTYNHIEIENNDGDIIIDSGHGLGWQAEAGVVIPLSEKFSLLPSVRYRSLSRDNDINNVSTSVDLNYVSVGVGLSWSF from the coding sequence ATGAAAAGATCAATTTTAACAGTCGTTGCACTTTTAACTTTCTTCGCACTCTATCAAATCGAATCTCAGGCACAAGATCGATGGAGCCTTGAATTTAGGCCAGCTGTTGATTTCGCGGCCAAGGATATTTCCGATGCAGACCTCGGAACAGGATTCGGTTTTGAAGGAACAGTAGCTTATCGTTTTATGCCTCACCTTGCAGCTTATGCGGGATGGAGCTGGAATTATTTTGGAGTAGATCAATCTTTTGCTGGGCCTGATGCAAGTTTTGAAGAAACCGGTTACACTTTCGGTTTCCAATTTATTCATCCTATTGGCGATTTAGATATTAATTATCTTATAAGGTTAGGCGGAACATACAACCACATCGAAATAGAAAACAATGACGGTGATATAATTATTGATTCCGGACACGGTTTGGGCTGGCAGGCCGAAGCAGGAGTAGTGATTCCTTTAAGTGAAAAATTTTCTTTGCTGCCAAGTGTTAGATATCGTTCTTTATCAAGAGACAATGATATTAATAATGTCAGCACTTCTGTTGATTTGAATTATGTTTCAGTAGGAGTTGGTTTAAGCTGGTCATTCTAA
- the purE gene encoding 5-(carboxyamino)imidazole ribonucleotide mutase — protein sequence MIKPLVSVIMGSDSDLNIMQEAGKVLKEFNVPFEITIVSAHRTPKRLFEFSETAHKKGVQVIIAGAGGAAHLPGMVAAISPLPVIGVPVKSSNSLDGWDSILSILQMPGGVPVATVALNNAKNAGLLAVQILSVADNKLREKLINYKSKLSSDVMIRLEKVEKSFD from the coding sequence ATGATAAAACCTTTGGTTAGTGTTATAATGGGTTCAGATTCAGATTTAAACATAATGCAGGAAGCGGGAAAGGTTTTAAAGGAATTTAATGTTCCTTTTGAGATAACCATTGTCTCTGCACACCGAACCCCGAAAAGACTATTTGAATTTTCCGAAACTGCGCATAAAAAAGGAGTGCAAGTTATTATTGCAGGGGCAGGAGGCGCAGCCCATTTGCCGGGAATGGTTGCTGCAATATCACCATTACCAGTTATCGGAGTTCCTGTAAAATCTTCCAACTCTTTAGATGGCTGGGATTCAATTTTATCTATTCTTCAAATGCCCGGCGGTGTTCCCGTTGCAACCGTCGCATTAAACAATGCTAAAAATGCCGGATTGCTTGCCGTTCAAATTCTATCTGTAGCTGATAATAAATTAAGAGAAAAGTTAATCAATTATAAAAGTAAACTTAGCTCTGATGTGATGATAAGGTTAGAGAAGGTAGAAAAAAGTTTTGACTAA
- a CDS encoding 5-(carboxyamino)imidazole ribonucleotide synthase translates to MEKLVTSEVKLGIIAGGQLGKMLVLAASNWNVKTYVLDKDDHCPASSSCTFFFKGDQLNYDDVYRFGQLVDVLTLELENVNVDALKKLKQEGKRIYPDPDKLEIIQDKGLQKQFYEKIKVPSSSFSLFNNKQEIISAVESGKLPLPFVQKLRKGGYDGRGVLIVHSKNDLVNLIEGASVIEDLVDIDKEISAIVSRNERGEVRCHPTVEMEFNPEANLVEKLICPSTLPIKIENDAEDIAIKIITELDLYGLLAVEMFVDKNNKIWVNEIAPRPHNSGHHTIESAITSQFEQLLRAIFNLPLGSTKLKMPAVMINLLGEPGYEGKVRYEGLTECMAVEGVKIHLYGKKITRPFRKMGHVTVLAPTIDEAKSKADFVKQKMKVVS, encoded by the coding sequence ATGGAGAAATTAGTAACATCAGAAGTTAAGCTTGGTATTATTGCCGGCGGTCAATTAGGAAAAATGCTTGTGCTAGCTGCAAGTAACTGGAATGTTAAAACATACGTGCTTGATAAAGATGATCACTGCCCTGCGTCCTCTTCGTGCACTTTCTTCTTTAAGGGGGATCAGCTGAACTATGATGATGTTTATAGATTTGGTCAGCTAGTAGATGTACTAACTCTCGAGCTTGAAAATGTAAATGTAGATGCTCTTAAGAAACTAAAGCAGGAAGGCAAAAGAATTTATCCAGATCCGGATAAACTTGAAATCATTCAGGATAAAGGATTACAGAAGCAATTTTACGAAAAAATAAAAGTTCCTTCATCATCATTTTCACTTTTTAATAACAAGCAGGAAATTATTTCGGCGGTTGAATCAGGTAAGTTACCTTTGCCATTTGTGCAAAAGCTCCGTAAAGGAGGATACGATGGAAGAGGTGTTTTAATAGTTCATTCAAAAAATGATTTGGTTAATCTGATAGAAGGTGCTTCGGTAATAGAGGACTTGGTAGATATAGATAAAGAAATCTCTGCAATTGTTTCACGTAATGAAAGAGGAGAAGTGAGATGTCATCCAACTGTAGAAATGGAATTTAATCCGGAAGCTAATCTTGTTGAAAAATTAATTTGCCCCTCAACATTGCCAATTAAGATTGAGAATGATGCTGAAGATATTGCAATAAAAATAATTACCGAGCTTGATCTTTATGGTTTGCTTGCTGTGGAAATGTTTGTTGATAAAAACAATAAAATCTGGGTTAATGAAATTGCTCCGCGTCCGCATAACAGCGGACACCATACAATTGAAAGCGCCATAACCTCACAGTTTGAACAATTGCTTCGTGCGATTTTCAATCTTCCTCTTGGCAGCACAAAATTAAAAATGCCTGCGGTTATGATTAATCTTTTGGGTGAACCGGGTTATGAAGGTAAAGTTAGATACGAAGGTTTAACAGAGTGTATGGCTGTGGAAGGCGTTAAAATTCATCTATATGGGAAAAAAATTACTAGGCCATTTAGAAAAATGGGACACGTAACGGTTCTTGCCCCAACTATTGATGAAGCAAAAAGTAAAGCTGATTTTGTAAAACAAAAAATGAAGGTTGTGTCATGA
- a CDS encoding sodium-dependent bicarbonate transport family permease — translation MDFQILISNITNPTLLFFVLGILAVIIKSDLQIPESSSKFISLYLLFAIGFKGGQELAHSQYSSEITYTLLFGVFMAVVVPAYTFFILKRKLSASDSGAIAAAYGSVSAVTFVAAVSFLEMQQISYGGYMVAVMALMESPAIVIGVILMMQFGKESGKQVKWKSIIQHSFTNGSVVMILGSLVIGIIADTKQAEGIKPFTNDIFKGFLAIFLLEMGMVAAKRFSAFIKYGWFVSLFAIVIPIINGCVVAYLSQFVTPDIGNRFILAILSASASYIAVPAAMRIAAPEADPGLYIPMSLGVTFPVNITIGIPLYFTLVNFFV, via the coding sequence ATGGATTTTCAAATTTTAATTTCAAACATCACAAATCCTACTCTGCTATTTTTTGTTCTTGGTATTCTCGCGGTAATTATTAAAAGTGATCTGCAAATTCCAGAATCATCAAGCAAGTTTATTTCACTTTATCTTCTTTTCGCTATCGGGTTTAAGGGCGGACAGGAATTGGCACATAGTCAATACAGCAGTGAGATAACCTATACGCTATTGTTTGGTGTTTTTATGGCCGTGGTTGTTCCCGCATATACTTTTTTTATCCTTAAAAGAAAACTTAGCGCCAGTGATTCAGGGGCTATAGCCGCTGCATATGGATCAGTGAGTGCCGTGACTTTTGTTGCCGCAGTTTCTTTTCTTGAGATGCAGCAAATTTCTTATGGTGGATATATGGTCGCGGTAATGGCGTTGATGGAATCCCCGGCAATTGTTATTGGAGTAATTTTAATGATGCAATTTGGAAAAGAATCAGGTAAACAAGTCAAGTGGAAATCAATAATACAACATTCATTTACCAATGGAAGTGTTGTTATGATTTTGGGAAGCCTGGTTATTGGAATTATCGCGGACACAAAACAGGCAGAGGGCATTAAGCCTTTTACTAATGATATATTTAAAGGATTTCTTGCAATATTCCTGTTGGAAATGGGAATGGTTGCTGCAAAAAGATTTTCAGCATTTATAAAATATGGTTGGTTTGTGTCGCTGTTTGCAATAGTAATTCCAATTATTAATGGTTGTGTAGTTGCTTATTTAAGTCAATTTGTAACTCCGGATATTGGCAACAGATTTATTCTTGCAATACTTTCAGCAAGTGCATCGTATATAGCCGTCCCTGCTGCAATGCGAATCGCTGCTCCCGAAGCAGATCCCGGACTTTATATTCCAATGTCATTGGGTGTTACTTTCCCGGTGAACATCACGATTGGAATTCCACTTTATTTTACATTAGTTAACTTTTTTGTTTGA
- a CDS encoding DinB family protein, giving the protein MDLSKSIKMLKTERQLILRGIENLSNEQLLKIPEGGKNNILWNLGHIIVTQQVLHYTLSRLEMRIPKEISSIFRTGTSPEVWRETPNITELKSLLPELPDKLLEDYNNGMFKEFRPYKTSTGVELNTFEDAITFNHFHEGTHTGIILGLIKRL; this is encoded by the coding sequence ATGGATCTTTCCAAATCAATTAAGATGCTCAAAACCGAACGACAATTAATTTTAAGGGGGATAGAAAATTTATCTAATGAACAACTGCTTAAAATCCCCGAAGGAGGCAAAAACAATATTTTGTGGAATCTGGGTCACATAATTGTAACCCAGCAAGTGCTTCATTATACTTTATCACGACTCGAAATGAGGATCCCAAAAGAAATCTCTTCAATTTTTAGAACAGGCACATCCCCAGAGGTATGGAGAGAAACTCCCAACATAACAGAGCTTAAATCTCTTTTACCTGAACTCCCAGACAAATTACTTGAAGATTATAACAACGGAATGTTTAAAGAATTCAGACCTTATAAAACTTCAACTGGGGTTGAGTTGAATACATTTGAGGATGCAATTACTTTTAATCATTTCCACGAAGGAACACATACGGGAATTATTTTGGGATTAATAAAAAGACTTTAA
- a CDS encoding SDR family oxidoreductase, translating to MKDKIVIITGANRGIGKAATEEIAKLGAKVYMACRSVDSANKVKEELISETKNKNIFVKELDLSSVQSIKKFAESFQKEETKLDVLINNAGIMSLTKKLNENGAELTFAVNVLGHHLLTKLLANSLKKASPSRVINVASDYAGGLDLEDINFDVRSYDLTAAYKQSKQANRMMTREWAKHLEKDNISVYSMTPGWVPNTDLFREQTTLNKAVLKTAAFVGGRTVEQGADTIVWLASNDKIDGSNGGFFKDRKERGCGFTDPKAEKRLWDICEEFLIKN from the coding sequence ATGAAAGATAAAATAGTAATAATAACAGGAGCTAATCGCGGAATTGGTAAAGCAGCAACTGAAGAAATTGCAAAATTAGGGGCAAAAGTTTATATGGCTTGCCGTTCAGTTGATTCTGCAAATAAAGTTAAAGAAGAATTAATCTCTGAAACAAAAAATAAAAACATCTTTGTAAAAGAATTAGATCTTTCTTCCGTTCAATCAATAAAGAAGTTTGCCGAATCATTTCAAAAAGAAGAAACCAAACTTGATGTATTGATTAACAATGCTGGTATTATGTCTCTGACTAAAAAATTAAATGAAAATGGTGCTGAGTTGACTTTTGCTGTTAACGTTCTCGGACACCATCTTTTAACCAAGTTGCTTGCCAATTCCCTAAAGAAAGCAAGCCCATCACGCGTAATTAATGTTGCTTCAGATTATGCGGGTGGACTTGATCTGGAAGATATAAATTTTGATGTAAGAAGTTATGATCTGACTGCTGCTTACAAACAATCAAAGCAGGCAAACAGAATGATGACACGTGAATGGGCAAAGCATTTAGAGAAAGATAATATTTCTGTTTATTCAATGACACCGGGCTGGGTGCCCAACACTGATCTCTTCAGAGAGCAAACAACTTTGAATAAGGCTGTTCTAAAAACCGCCGCCTTTGTTGGTGGAAGAACTGTTGAGCAGGGTGCAGATACAATAGTGTGGCTAGCTTCGAATGATAAGATTGATGGAAGCAATGGCGGATTCTTTAAAGATAGGAAAGAACGGGGATGCGGATTTACAGATCCAAAGGCAGAAAAAAGACTCTGGGATATTTGTGAAGAGTTTCTAATTAAGAATTAG